A window of Tripterygium wilfordii isolate XIE 37 chromosome 7, ASM1340144v1, whole genome shotgun sequence contains these coding sequences:
- the LOC120002319 gene encoding extra-large guanine nucleotide-binding protein 1-like produces MAQLLRKIFPVEHSVPKEEDDDDYGNIEYSFAVEYLGPPVTYDIPQALPVDIERIPIAAPAVSASLLNNLSLPVIQPIVKSKPSTKKRPQEPKFCSEATVSPITTEVSSRNGVLHEPSDAIDSSDAFGNAKNNGDHLPELCNEKGDPVGLRFCNCDDNLREVCGSSHLVESRNVCTEDAGGFQDYMSPNNCKPSESGLSSHSVSSEIFSFKVDDCDNVTVDPPGHAKKPSIVTFRDPEFNYFSHEESHNSATESIREEDCHNVTVDPPGHVERPSIVTFRDPEFRDLSHEEYHNSATESINVAREVERIGKKGTCYRCLKGNRLTEKEICIVCGAKYCFNCVLRAMGSMPEGRKCITCIGKRINEGNRRALGKCSRMLKRLLTEMEVKQRMKSERFCEVNQLPAEFVYVNDEPLSQGELVLLQTCPNPPKKLKPGHYWYDEVSGFWGKVGEKPCQIISSHLNVGGHMKKNASNGDTNILINNREITKAELRMLKAAGAQCEGTNSFWLNDDGSYQDEGMNNVKGRIWGKTRVNLVCAALSLPIPPSSGNPGRKNVDDISQNCLEQKIHGKLLLVGYRKSGSSTIFKQARLLHSIPFTEDERQNFKFMIQRNLYAYIGILLEGREKFEQESLIERRKRQSVNQCGPSDNMDQKDDNTIYSIGPKLKAFADWLLKVMASGNLEAVFPPATREYAPFVEKLWNDTAFQATYNRRDELEMLSRVATYFLERAVEISRPDYEPSDMDILHAEVTTSLKGIPCLEFELPNSAEMDLGATALSHDSITRYQLIRVHPRNLGENCKWLEMFEDVDVVMFCVSLTDYSEFLEDSRGVTVNKMLASKQLLESIVTHPNFDGKDYLLILNKFDLLTEIIERVPLTQCEWFHDFNPVINPIQDDSSRRYCNLSLAHRAFQYMAIKFKRFFHSLTGRKLYVSLVHGMKPDSVDYALKFAREIMVWNEVEPSYTMIEASITSIEQTTSS; encoded by the exons ATGGCCCAGCTTTTGAGAAAAATATTTCCTGTTGAGCATTCAGTTcccaaagaagaagatgatgatgattatggtAACATAGAGTATTCATTTGCTGTTGAGTACCTTGGCCCTCCAGTCACTTATGATATTCCCCAAGCTCTTCCGGTAGATATTGAGAGAATCCCAATTGCTGCACCTGCTGTCTCAGCTTCTTTGTTGAATAACTTATCATTGCCAGTTATCCAACCTATTGTAAAATCTAAACCATCAACCAAGAAACGGCCACAGGAGCCAAAGTTTTGCTCTGAGGCTACTGTTTCCCCCATCACAACTGAAGTTTCGAGTAGAAATGGTGTACTTCATGAACCATCGGATGCAATAGATAGTTCAGATGCATTTGGCAATGCAAAAAATAATGGTGATCATCTGCCGGAGTTATGTAATGAAAAAGGAGATCCTGTTGGATTGAGGTTTTGCAATTGCGATGATAATCTGCGAGAAGTGTGTGGAAGCTCACACCTAGTAGAATCACGCAATGTTTGTACAGAAGATGCTGGTGGATTTCAAGATTATATGAGTCCCAACAATTGCAAACCCTCAGAATCAGGTTTAAGTTCTCATTCTGTTTCATCtgagattttttctttcaaagtGGACGACTGTGATAATGTAACTGTTGACCCTCCTGGCCATGCCAAAAAACCTTCAATTGTGACTTTCCGGGATCCTGAGTTCAACtatttttctcatgaagaatcTCATAATTCTGCTACTGAAAGCATCAGAGAGGAGGATTGTCATAATGTAACTGTTGACCCTCCTGGCCATGTCGAAAGACCTTCAATTGTGACTTTCCGGGATCCTGAATTCCGCGATTTATCTCATGAAGAATATCATAATTCTGCTactgaaagcatcaatgtggcacgTGAGGTAGAAAGGATTGGAAAGAAGGGAACATGCTATCGGTGCTTGAAAGGAAACCGGCTTACTGAAAAAGAGATTTGCATTGTTTGCGGCGCAAAGTATTGCTTCAATTGTGTGCTGAGAGCAATGGGGTCGATGCCAGAGGGCAGAAAATGTATTACTTGCATTGGGAAAAGAATTAATGAGGGAAATCGAAGGGCACTAGGGAAATGTTCTCGGATGCTCAAGCGGCTTCTTACTGAGATGGAAGTCAAACAGAGAATGAAATCTGAGAGATTTTGTGAAGTAAACCAGCTACCAGCAGAGTTTGTTTATGTGAACGACGAACCACTTAGTCAGGGAGAGCTGGTTCTATTGCAGACCTGCCCTAACCCACCAAAAAAGCTAAAACCAGGACACTATTGGTATGACGAAGTATCAGGTTTTTGGGGAAAG GTAGGAGAGAAGCCTTGCCAGATTATTAGCTCCCATCTGAATGTTGGTGGTCACATGAAGAAAAACGCTAGCAATGGGGACACAAACATACTCATAAATAACCGGGAGATAACTAAAGCAGAGCTTCGGATGTTGAAG GCAGCAGGAGCCCAATGTGAAGGAACAAATTCCTTTTGGTTGAATGATGATGGGTCCTACCAGGATGAGGGGATGAATAATGTAAAGGGCCGAATATGGGGCAAG ACTAGAGTAAATTTAGTCTGTGCAGCCTTGTCTTTGCCAATTCCTCCAAGCTCTGGAAATCCCGGCAGAAAAAATGTTGATGATATTAGCCAAAACTGCCTTGAGCAGAAAATTCATGGGAAGCTTCTTCTGGTTGGTTATCGAAAATCTGGCTCAAGTACCATATTTAAACAG GCCAGACTTCTGCACAGTATTCCTTTTACTGAGGATGAGCGtcaaaattttaagtttatgaTTCAAAGAAATTTGTATGCCTATATTGGCATACTGCTAGAGGGACGAGAAAAATTTGAGCAAGAAAGTTTGATTGAAAGGAGAAAAAGACAATCTGTTAATCAATGCGGTCCTTCAG ATAACATGGATCAGAAGGACGATAATACTATTTATTCAATTGGGCCAAAACTGAAAGCTTTTGCAGATTGGCTTCTCAAAGTTATGGCTTCTGGTAATTTAGAAGCCGTATTTCCACCAGCCACTCGTGAATATGCTCCATTTGTTGAGAAGTTGTGGAATGATACAGCTTTTCAAGCCACATACAACCGGAGGGATGAATTGGAAATGCTATCCAGAGTTGCTACTTATTTCCTAGAGAGG GCTGTGGAGATTTCAAGGCCAGACTATGAGCCGTCTGATATGGACATCTTGCATGCTGAGGTAACCACCTCTTTGAAAGGGATTCCTTGCTTGGAATTTGAACTTCCCAATTCGGCAGAGATGGACCTTGGTGCTACTGctctttctcatgattccaTAACGAG GTACCAACTCATTAGGGTTCATCCAAGAAACCTTGGAGAAAACTGCAAGTGGTTGGAGATGTTCGAGGATGTTGATGTCGTCATGTTTTGTGTGTCGTTGACAGACTACAGTGAATTTCTTGAAGACAGTAGAGGAGTTACTGTGAACAAAATGTTGGCAAGCAAGCAGCTACTGGAAAGCATAGTCACTCATCCAAACTTTGATGGGAAAGACTACCTATTAATACTCAACAAGTTCGACCTGCTCACAGAAATAATTGAACGAGTACCGCTCACTCAATGTGAATGGTTTCACGACTTCAATCCAGTGATTAACCCGATTCAGGACGACAGCAGTCGCAGATATTGCAACCTTTCGTTGGCTCATCGTGCTTTCCAATACATGGCGATTAAATTCAAGAGATTCTTCCACTCTCTCACTGGCCGTAAGTTGTATGTTTCACTGGTTCATGGGATGAAGCCTGATTCTGTTGATTACGCTCTTAAATTTGCAAGGGAAATTATGGTATGGAATGAAGTGGAACCCAGTTACACCATGATTGAAGCGTCTATAACAAGCATCGAGCAGACTACGTCCTCATGA